A region from the Curtobacterium sp. MCBA15_012 genome encodes:
- the manD gene encoding D-mannonate dehydratase ManD encodes MTDASTTGTTNPAAPVPGATDGGAATDPTAGRPDTWASTDRGQLIDRAEVVVTSPDRNFVTLKITTVDGVTGLGDATLNGRELAVAAYLAEHVVPLLVGRDASRIEDAWQFLYRSSYWRRGPVTMAAIAAVDMALWDVKAKVAGMPLYQLLGGASRTGLMAYGHASGKELPELFDSIREHQAEGYRSIRVQTGVPGLESIYGIASNRTTEGNAGVRYDFEPAQRGAYPAMEDWDTRAYLRHVPTVFEAVRNEFGPELPLLHDGHHRMTPLQAAKLGKSLEPYDLFWLEDCTPAENQEALKLVRQHTTTPLAIGEVFNTIWDFKDVIRDQLIDYVRGAVTHMGGVTPLRKTMDYAALYQVKSGFHGPTDISPVGLAAQMHLGLAIHNFGIQEYMQHGPRTNQVFRQTSTFTDGYLHPGDEPGLGVSLDVDEAGKYPYEQAYLPFNRLADGTVHDW; translated from the coding sequence ATGACCGACGCGAGCACGACCGGCACCACGAACCCCGCAGCACCGGTCCCCGGCGCGACCGACGGCGGTGCCGCGACCGACCCGACGGCCGGGCGGCCCGACACCTGGGCGTCGACCGACCGCGGGCAGCTCATCGACCGCGCCGAGGTCGTCGTCACGAGCCCCGACCGCAACTTCGTGACGCTGAAGATCACCACCGTCGACGGGGTCACCGGACTCGGCGACGCGACGCTGAACGGTCGCGAGCTCGCCGTGGCGGCGTACCTGGCCGAGCACGTCGTCCCCCTGCTCGTCGGGCGCGACGCCAGCCGGATCGAGGACGCCTGGCAGTTCCTGTACCGCTCGTCGTACTGGCGCCGCGGCCCGGTCACGATGGCCGCGATCGCCGCCGTCGACATGGCGCTCTGGGACGTCAAGGCCAAGGTCGCGGGGATGCCGCTGTACCAGCTGCTCGGCGGGGCGTCGCGGACCGGCCTCATGGCGTACGGGCACGCCTCGGGCAAGGAGCTCCCGGAGCTGTTCGACTCGATCCGGGAGCACCAGGCTGAGGGCTACCGGTCCATCCGCGTCCAGACCGGCGTCCCCGGGCTCGAGAGCATCTACGGCATCGCGTCGAACCGCACGACCGAGGGCAACGCGGGTGTCCGGTACGACTTCGAGCCGGCGCAGCGCGGGGCGTACCCGGCGATGGAGGACTGGGACACCCGCGCCTACCTCCGGCACGTGCCGACCGTGTTCGAGGCGGTCCGCAACGAGTTCGGCCCCGAACTGCCCCTGCTGCACGACGGTCACCACCGGATGACCCCGTTGCAGGCCGCGAAGCTCGGCAAGTCCCTCGAGCCCTACGACCTGTTCTGGCTCGAGGACTGCACTCCGGCCGAGAACCAGGAGGCACTCAAGCTCGTCCGGCAGCACACCACGACGCCGCTCGCGATCGGCGAGGTGTTCAACACGATCTGGGACTTCAAGGACGTCATCCGCGACCAGCTCATCGACTACGTCCGCGGTGCCGTGACGCACATGGGCGGGGTGACGCCGCTCCGCAAGACGATGGACTACGCGGCGCTGTACCAGGTGAAGTCCGGGTTCCACGGCCCGACCGACATCTCACCGGTGGGGCTCGCGGCGCAGATGCACCTCGGGCTCGCGATCCACAACTTCGGCATCCAGGAGTACATGCAGCACGGGCCGCGCACGAACCAGGTGTTCCGGCAGACGTCCACCTTCACCGACGGCTACCTGCACCCCGGCGACGAGCCCGGCCTGGGGGTGTCCCTCGACGTCGACGAGGCGGGGAAGTACCCCTACGAGCAGGCGTACCTGCCGTTCAACCGCCTGGCCGACGGCACCGTCCACGACTGGTAG
- a CDS encoding 50S ribosomal protein L25/general stress protein Ctc: protein MADYTTLAVEIRTKFGKGAARKLRAADKIPAVIYGHGTEPQHVSLPGHETMLLVRTANAVVDLDIEGTSQLALVKDVQRDPVRQIIEHIDLVVVRRGEKVTVDVPVVVTGESFSGTIHVQDLSSVSLLVEATNIPEHVTVDVEGLEDGTQVLASQLELPAGAELETDGEALVVQIVTPRGTADDDAADEAAAEAGAEAGAEGGSAPVDSE, encoded by the coding sequence ATGGCCGACTACACCACGCTCGCAGTCGAGATCCGCACCAAGTTCGGCAAGGGTGCGGCCCGCAAGCTCCGCGCCGCCGACAAGATCCCCGCCGTCATCTACGGCCACGGCACCGAGCCGCAGCACGTGTCGCTGCCGGGCCACGAGACGATGCTCCTCGTCCGCACCGCGAACGCGGTCGTGGACCTCGACATCGAGGGCACCTCGCAGCTCGCCCTCGTCAAGGACGTCCAGCGTGACCCGGTGCGCCAGATCATCGAGCACATCGACCTCGTCGTCGTGCGTCGTGGCGAGAAGGTCACGGTCGACGTGCCCGTCGTCGTGACCGGTGAGTCCTTCTCCGGCACCATCCACGTGCAGGACCTCTCCTCGGTCTCGCTCCTGGTCGAGGCGACCAACATCCCCGAGCACGTGACGGTCGACGTCGAGGGCCTCGAGGACGGCACGCAGGTCCTGGCGTCGCAGCTCGAGCTGCCCGCCGGCGCCGAGCTCGAGACCGACGGCGAGGCGCTCGTCGTCCAGATCGTCACCCCGCGTGGCACCGCCGACGACGACGCCGCCGACGAGGCAGCTGCCGAGGCCGGCGCCGAGGCGGGTGCCGAGGGCGGCTCCGCCCCGGTCGACTCCGAGTAA
- the pth gene encoding aminoacyl-tRNA hydrolase, with protein MAVDTLVVVGLGNPGPGYAGNRHNVGQMVLDELAARMGATFKKHKTPNQVAEGRLVPGGTRIVLAKPGSFMNTSGGPVSSVLGFYSATPAELVVVHDELDLPFDTVRLKGSGGHGGHNGLRDIIKATGTNEFSRVRIGIGRPPGRQDPADYVLRDFSPTEKKTLPNLLADGAEAVEAIAELGLLAAQQRVHAPS; from the coding sequence ATGGCAGTGGACACGCTCGTCGTGGTCGGGCTCGGGAACCCCGGGCCCGGCTACGCGGGCAACCGCCACAACGTCGGCCAGATGGTCCTCGACGAACTCGCCGCCCGCATGGGTGCGACGTTCAAGAAGCACAAGACGCCGAACCAGGTCGCCGAGGGGCGTCTGGTCCCCGGCGGCACCAGGATCGTCCTCGCGAAGCCGGGGTCGTTCATGAACACCTCCGGCGGACCCGTCTCGAGCGTCCTCGGGTTCTACAGCGCCACCCCCGCCGAGCTCGTGGTCGTGCACGACGAGCTCGACCTGCCGTTCGACACCGTCCGTCTCAAGGGCAGCGGCGGTCACGGCGGGCACAACGGCCTGCGCGACATCATCAAGGCGACCGGCACGAACGAGTTCTCCCGGGTGCGGATCGGCATCGGCCGTCCCCCGGGTCGACAGGACCCCGCCGACTACGTCCTCCGCGACTTCTCGCCGACCGAGAAGAAGACGCTGCCGAACCTCCTCGCCGACGGCGCGGAGGCGGTCGAGGCGATCGCGGAGCTCGGGCTCCTCGCCGCGCAGCAGCGCGTCCACGCCCCCTCCTGA
- the mfd gene encoding transcription-repair coupling factor: MTISGIIPALLRASAFDRVLRAAGRDADFSVVDGLRVPLLAALLAERSGPQCLFVVTATGREAEAVRSAFTCTVPDAEVLEFPAWETLPHERLSPSAQTVGTRIATLRTLAAWQDADPADRRPVVVVASVRAALQPIAGNLTSLAPVVLRTDSRGNDLAGIAAQLVDLAYARVDLVTRRGEFAVRGGILDVFPPGADHPVRVDFFGDEIEAIKAFSVADQRTTEDDLGVVELTASRELLLSDDVRQRAREMLHEFPNLSQMLAKIAEGIPVEGMESLAPALVQDLVPITSYLPEAATIAVLSPERVSGRAHSLAETNTEFLQAAWSAAVAGAQAPIDLDAGNFLTVQQLKNGRGQRTWWTVTPFDSGLDEGDRDRVLTDAEAASEAGEYIRVRAESIPSFAGSADGAVGHVKQLVDDGWAVVVTAQGKGLVERAVQVLADAGVAARAGDLTAPPEPGVAVVTTASVEAGFATPDPRIAVLSEAEFYGRSVQQGARTVKKLAGRRKNVVDPLQLKPGDVVVHATHGIARFVELVSREVSSGGRNAVKTQREYLVLEYAPSKRNYPGDKLFVPTDQLDQLSRYVGGENPTLSKMGGSDWSAAKSKARKAVRDIAVDLVKLYSARMASKGHAFGPDTPWQRELEEAFPFAETADQLTTIDEIKRDMESPIPMDRLLSGDVGYGKTEVAIRAAFKAVQDGKQVAVLVPTTLLVRQHMETFQERFAGFPVHLRALSRFQSEKESKETIAGLADGTVDIVIGTHRILSQNIQFKDVGLVIIDEEQRFGVEHKDQLKKLKTNVDVLAMSATPIPRSLEMAVTGIREMSTLATPPEDRHPILTFVGPQSDLQVAAAIRRELLREGQVFYVHNRVKDIQSVASHLAEIVPDARIQVAHGQMSEGALEQVMVDFWERKFDVLVSTTIIETGLDIANANTLIIDKADKYGLSQLHQLRGRVGRGRERGYAYFLYDPDKPLSETAQDRLETIAANNELGAGMQVAMKDLEIRGAGNLLGGEQSGHIAGVGFDLYLRMIGEAVSQFRGDVAEGQTELRLEIPVDAHIPEDYVESERLRLEAYQKLSAASAPAAQAEAIDMVLDELTDRYGQPPQAVRTLVEVSRLRRMAQQVGLSDVVVMGSNLRVAGKELPDSAQVRLARMYPGARWFPQQDASSIPLPKPHGETLPDDALIDWVEGILTAVYGASKTPAESTAA, translated from the coding sequence GTGACGATCTCGGGCATCATCCCTGCGCTCTTGCGCGCCTCCGCGTTCGATCGCGTCCTCCGCGCCGCCGGGCGTGACGCTGACTTCTCCGTCGTCGACGGCCTGCGCGTGCCGTTGCTCGCCGCCCTCCTGGCCGAGCGCTCCGGCCCGCAGTGCCTCTTCGTGGTGACCGCCACCGGGCGCGAGGCCGAGGCGGTCCGCAGCGCCTTCACGTGCACGGTGCCCGATGCCGAGGTCCTCGAGTTCCCCGCGTGGGAGACCCTGCCGCACGAGCGCCTGAGCCCGAGCGCGCAGACGGTCGGCACCCGCATCGCGACGCTCCGTACGCTCGCCGCGTGGCAGGACGCCGACCCGGCCGATCGCCGTCCCGTCGTCGTCGTGGCGAGCGTCCGTGCGGCGCTGCAGCCGATCGCGGGCAACCTGACCTCGCTCGCGCCGGTCGTCCTCCGCACCGACTCGCGCGGCAACGACCTCGCGGGGATCGCGGCGCAGCTGGTCGACCTCGCGTACGCCCGTGTCGACCTCGTCACGCGTCGTGGTGAGTTCGCCGTCCGCGGTGGCATCCTCGACGTCTTCCCGCCGGGCGCCGACCACCCGGTGCGCGTCGACTTCTTCGGCGACGAGATCGAGGCCATCAAGGCGTTCTCGGTCGCCGACCAGCGCACCACCGAGGACGACCTCGGCGTGGTCGAGCTCACCGCCTCCCGCGAACTGCTGCTGAGCGACGACGTCCGGCAGCGTGCCCGCGAGATGCTGCACGAGTTCCCGAACCTGTCGCAGATGCTCGCCAAGATCGCCGAGGGCATCCCGGTCGAGGGCATGGAGTCCCTCGCCCCCGCGCTCGTGCAGGACCTCGTGCCGATCACCTCGTACCTGCCCGAGGCCGCGACGATCGCCGTGCTGTCCCCGGAGCGGGTGAGCGGCCGTGCGCACAGCCTGGCCGAGACGAACACCGAGTTCCTGCAGGCCGCGTGGAGCGCCGCCGTCGCCGGTGCGCAGGCACCGATCGACCTCGACGCCGGCAACTTCCTGACCGTGCAGCAGCTCAAGAACGGCCGTGGGCAGCGCACCTGGTGGACCGTGACGCCGTTCGACTCCGGGCTCGACGAGGGCGACCGCGACCGCGTGCTCACCGACGCCGAGGCCGCGAGCGAGGCCGGCGAGTACATCCGCGTGCGGGCCGAGTCGATCCCGAGCTTCGCCGGCAGCGCGGACGGTGCCGTCGGGCACGTCAAGCAGCTCGTCGACGACGGGTGGGCGGTCGTCGTGACGGCGCAGGGCAAGGGCCTCGTCGAGCGCGCCGTCCAGGTGCTCGCCGACGCCGGTGTCGCCGCCCGCGCCGGCGACCTCACCGCACCGCCGGAGCCCGGCGTCGCGGTCGTGACCACCGCGTCGGTCGAGGCGGGCTTCGCCACCCCCGACCCGCGCATCGCCGTCCTGAGCGAGGCCGAGTTCTACGGCCGCAGCGTCCAGCAGGGCGCTCGGACCGTCAAGAAGCTCGCGGGTCGTCGCAAGAACGTCGTCGACCCGCTGCAGCTCAAGCCGGGCGACGTCGTCGTGCACGCGACGCACGGCATCGCCCGGTTCGTCGAGCTCGTCTCGCGCGAGGTGAGCTCCGGCGGCCGGAACGCCGTGAAGACGCAGCGCGAGTACCTCGTGCTCGAGTACGCACCGTCCAAGCGGAACTACCCCGGTGACAAGCTCTTCGTCCCGACCGACCAGCTCGACCAGCTGTCCCGCTACGTCGGCGGCGAGAACCCGACGCTGTCGAAGATGGGCGGCTCGGACTGGTCGGCCGCCAAGTCGAAGGCGCGCAAGGCGGTCCGCGACATCGCGGTCGACCTCGTGAAGCTCTACTCGGCGCGCATGGCGTCGAAGGGCCACGCGTTCGGCCCGGACACCCCGTGGCAGCGAGAGCTCGAGGAAGCCTTCCCGTTCGCCGAGACCGCCGACCAGCTCACCACGATCGACGAGATCAAGCGCGACATGGAGAGCCCGATCCCGATGGACCGGCTGCTGTCCGGTGACGTCGGCTACGGCAAGACCGAGGTCGCGATCCGTGCCGCGTTCAAGGCCGTGCAGGACGGCAAGCAGGTCGCGGTCCTCGTGCCGACCACGCTGCTCGTCCGCCAGCACATGGAGACGTTCCAGGAGCGGTTCGCCGGCTTCCCGGTGCACCTGCGCGCGTTGAGCCGCTTCCAGTCCGAGAAGGAGTCGAAGGAGACGATCGCGGGCCTCGCGGACGGCACCGTCGACATCGTCATCGGCACGCACCGGATCCTGTCGCAGAACATCCAGTTCAAGGACGTCGGACTCGTCATCATCGACGAGGAGCAGCGCTTCGGCGTCGAGCACAAGGACCAGCTCAAGAAGCTCAAGACCAACGTCGACGTGCTCGCGATGTCGGCGACCCCGATCCCGCGGTCGCTCGAGATGGCGGTCACCGGCATCCGCGAGATGTCGACGCTCGCCACCCCGCCCGAGGACCGCCACCCGATCCTCACGTTCGTCGGACCGCAGTCCGACCTGCAGGTGGCCGCGGCGATCCGGCGCGAGCTGCTCCGCGAGGGCCAGGTGTTCTACGTGCACAACCGCGTCAAGGACATCCAGTCGGTCGCGTCGCACCTCGCCGAGATCGTCCCCGACGCCCGGATCCAGGTCGCGCACGGCCAGATGTCCGAGGGCGCCCTCGAGCAGGTCATGGTCGACTTCTGGGAGCGGAAGTTCGACGTGCTCGTCTCGACGACCATCATCGAGACCGGCCTCGACATCGCGAACGCGAACACGCTCATCATCGACAAGGCCGACAAGTACGGGCTCTCGCAGCTGCACCAGTTGCGCGGTCGCGTCGGCCGTGGCCGGGAGCGCGGCTACGCGTACTTCCTGTACGACCCGGACAAGCCGCTGTCCGAGACCGCGCAGGACCGCCTCGAGACCATCGCGGCGAACAACGAGCTCGGCGCGGGCATGCAGGTCGCCATGAAGGACCTCGAGATCCGCGGTGCGGGCAACCTGCTCGGCGGCGAGCAGTCCGGCCACATCGCCGGGGTCGGCTTCGACCTGTACCTCCGGATGATCGGCGAGGCGGTGTCGCAGTTCCGCGGTGACGTCGCCGAGGGGCAGACCGAGCTCCGGCTCGAGATCCCGGTCGATGCGCACATCCCCGAGGACTACGTCGAGTCGGAGCGCCTGCGCCTCGAGGCGTACCAGAAGCTCTCGGCGGCGTCGGCCCCGGCGGCGCAGGCCGAGGCGATCGACATGGTGCTCGACGAGCTCACCGACCGCTACGGCCAGCCCCCGCAGGCGGTGCGCACGCTCGTCGAGGTCTCCCGGCTCCGGCGGATGGCGCAGCAGGTCGGCCTGTCCGACGTCGTCGTGATGGGCTCGAACCTGCGGGTCGCGGGCAAGGAGCTGCCCGACTCGGCGCAGGTCCGGCTCGCGCGGATGTACCCCGGGGCGCGCTGGTTCCCGCAGCAGGACGCGTCGAGCATCCCGCTGCCGAAGCCGCACGGCGAGACCCTGCCCGACGACGCGCTCATCGACTGGGTGGAGGGAATCCTGACGGCGGTCTACGGGGCCTCGAAGACGCCCGCGGAGTCGACCGCCGCCTGA
- the nhaA gene encoding Na+/H+ antiporter NhaA: MSALVRSPRFSAIALLTAAVLGLVVANSPLGPGLEGALDAHSPWGAVGLDLSVSHWISDGLLAVFFLLVAIELKQELVDGELSNPKTAVVPAIAAVGGVVVPAGIYLAVTTGTAYQHGWPIPTATDIAFALGVLAVFGRGLPSTLRVFLLALAVLDDLIAIVIIAVVFAHGTDFLALGGAVVALLVFAVLGRLLRPGRSAQTWIVVAMVLVGLVTWWLVYHSGVHATIAGVALGLVLPRRPAHTLHEHVEPWSNAVVLPVFAFASAAVVVPAVGIGELSPTFWAVVLALPVGKVLGITLFGVVATRVFRAPGRSRLSFGSIVTVGVLGGIGFTVSLLMNELAFARNEEILDEGVLAVLVGSGIAIVASAVVVSAKARHHRARRALSEAEVTE; the protein is encoded by the coding sequence ATGTCGGCACTCGTCCGCTCCCCCCGCTTCAGCGCGATCGCGCTACTCACCGCCGCCGTCCTCGGACTCGTCGTGGCGAACTCGCCGCTCGGCCCCGGCCTCGAAGGCGCCCTCGACGCCCACTCGCCGTGGGGTGCGGTCGGCCTCGACCTGTCGGTGTCGCACTGGATCAGCGACGGGCTGCTCGCGGTGTTCTTCCTGCTCGTCGCGATCGAGCTCAAGCAGGAGCTCGTCGACGGGGAGCTGTCGAACCCGAAGACCGCGGTGGTCCCCGCCATCGCAGCGGTCGGCGGCGTGGTCGTCCCCGCGGGCATCTACCTCGCCGTCACCACGGGCACGGCGTACCAGCACGGCTGGCCGATCCCGACCGCGACGGACATCGCCTTCGCGCTCGGCGTCCTCGCGGTGTTCGGCCGCGGACTGCCCTCGACCCTGCGCGTGTTCCTGCTCGCACTCGCGGTGCTCGACGACCTCATCGCGATCGTCATCATCGCGGTGGTGTTCGCGCACGGGACGGACTTCCTCGCCCTCGGCGGTGCCGTCGTCGCGCTGCTCGTCTTCGCGGTGCTCGGTCGACTGCTCCGTCCCGGCCGCAGCGCGCAGACGTGGATCGTCGTCGCGATGGTCCTCGTCGGGCTCGTGACCTGGTGGCTCGTGTACCACTCGGGGGTCCACGCCACGATCGCGGGCGTCGCGCTCGGGCTCGTGCTCCCGCGCCGGCCCGCACACACGCTGCACGAGCACGTCGAGCCGTGGTCGAACGCGGTCGTGCTGCCGGTGTTCGCCTTCGCCTCGGCTGCGGTCGTCGTCCCCGCGGTGGGCATCGGGGAACTCTCCCCGACGTTCTGGGCGGTGGTGCTCGCGCTCCCCGTCGGCAAGGTGCTCGGCATCACGCTGTTCGGCGTCGTCGCGACGAGGGTGTTCCGCGCCCCGGGCCGGTCGCGCCTGTCCTTCGGCTCGATCGTCACCGTCGGCGTGCTCGGTGGCATCGGCTTCACGGTGTCCCTGCTCATGAACGAGCTCGCGTTCGCCCGGAACGAGGAGATCCTCGACGAGGGCGTCCTCGCCGTCCTCGTCGGCTCCGGCATCGCGATCGTCGCCTCGGCGGTCGTGGTCAGCGCGAAGGCGCGGCACCACCGCGCCCGCCGGGCGCTGTCCGAGGCCGAGGTGACCGAGTAG
- a CDS encoding MazG family protein, giving the protein MTAVPDLVAVVDRLLAPEGGCVWNRAQTHASLAHYAVEEAYELVDAIDDGDDDDLREELGDVLYQVVLHAGVSAAAGGFDLEDVAAGVRDKMVRRHPHVFGDERADTEDEVVRVWRAAKAAEKAGRRSVFDGVPRAMPPLERAVKLLERLEERGDADAVLAAVTGAGSGTAAAPGAGAGAGAGAGASGEGHGVASAGAGRADESQADGSSDPGADARWGIAVLEQVAAARAAGIDPVAGLRAAVGMLEARGRAELSPEL; this is encoded by the coding sequence ATGACCGCCGTCCCGGACCTCGTCGCCGTCGTCGACCGCCTGCTCGCTCCCGAGGGCGGGTGCGTCTGGAACCGTGCGCAGACCCACGCCTCGCTCGCGCACTACGCGGTCGAGGAGGCGTACGAGCTCGTCGACGCGATCGACGACGGGGACGACGACGACCTCCGTGAGGAACTCGGCGACGTGCTCTACCAGGTGGTGCTGCACGCGGGGGTCTCCGCGGCCGCGGGTGGGTTCGACCTCGAGGACGTCGCCGCCGGCGTCCGGGACAAGATGGTCCGCCGGCACCCGCACGTGTTCGGTGACGAGCGCGCCGACACCGAGGACGAGGTCGTCCGCGTGTGGCGCGCGGCGAAGGCGGCGGAGAAGGCCGGGCGGCGGAGCGTGTTCGACGGGGTGCCGCGGGCGATGCCGCCGCTGGAGCGAGCCGTGAAGCTGCTCGAGCGGCTCGAGGAGCGGGGCGATGCGGACGCGGTGCTGGCGGCGGTCACCGGTGCCGGGTCCGGCACTGCTGCCGCACCCGGTGCCGGTGCCGGAGCCGGTGCCGGTGCAGGTGCGTCCGGCGAGGGACACGGAGTGGCGTCGGCAGGTGCGGGGCGTGCGGACGAGTCGCAGGCCGACGGGTCGAGCGACCCCGGTGCGGACGCTCGGTGGGGGATCGCCGTGCTCGAGCAGGTGGCCGCGGCACGGGCGGCCGGGATCGACCCGGTCGCCGGGCTCCGGGCGGCGGTCGGGATGCTCGAGGCCCGGGGGCGCGCCGAACTGTCGCCCGAACTGTGA
- the hisS gene encoding histidine--tRNA ligase, whose product MATTVTAPRGMRDFLPADKARREHVLGVVRDVYARHGFDEIETPVVEDAARLHSGLGGDNEKLAFAVMKRGLGVEDLQRAEAPLDLADLGLRFDLTVPLARFYASHRAELPSVFRSVQIAPVWRAERPQKGRYRQFVQCDIDVLGEPGQLAEIELIRATTAALDALGIAGTTIRINDRRILLALLASWGIAEPATADRALITVDKLDKIGADGVAAELRDVIGADLPGLEDTIRALEAADWDTARGADWLDAEAFADLERLRSALPGVDLRFDPTLVRGMGYYTGTIFEVAHPDFGYSLGGGGRYDGMIGRFLGQDVPAVGFSLGFERLVDLVTLPESAESDAVVLVYDKDVDPVRLAALKSEALATHRRVRLERRTKNTKNLLAGLAEQGFDAFASVRADTETLEGVEFRPLA is encoded by the coding sequence ATGGCGACGACCGTGACGGCACCCCGTGGCATGCGTGACTTCCTCCCCGCGGACAAGGCCCGGCGCGAGCACGTGCTCGGCGTCGTCCGCGACGTGTACGCCCGCCACGGGTTCGACGAGATCGAGACCCCCGTGGTCGAGGACGCCGCCCGCCTGCACTCCGGCCTGGGCGGCGACAACGAGAAGCTCGCGTTCGCCGTGATGAAGCGCGGGCTGGGCGTCGAAGACCTGCAGCGGGCCGAGGCGCCTCTCGACCTCGCCGACCTCGGGCTCCGGTTCGACCTCACCGTCCCGCTGGCCCGCTTCTACGCCTCGCACCGGGCAGAGCTGCCGTCGGTGTTCCGATCGGTGCAGATCGCTCCCGTGTGGCGTGCGGAGCGCCCGCAGAAGGGGCGCTACCGCCAGTTCGTGCAGTGCGACATCGACGTGCTCGGCGAGCCCGGCCAGCTGGCGGAGATCGAGCTCATCCGCGCGACGACCGCGGCGCTCGACGCCCTCGGCATCGCCGGCACGACGATCCGCATCAACGACCGCCGCATCCTGCTGGCCCTGCTCGCCTCGTGGGGCATCGCCGAGCCGGCGACGGCGGACCGCGCGCTCATCACCGTCGACAAGCTCGACAAGATCGGCGCGGACGGCGTGGCCGCCGAGCTCCGTGACGTCATCGGCGCGGACCTGCCCGGGCTCGAGGACACCATCCGCGCGCTCGAGGCCGCCGACTGGGACACCGCCCGCGGTGCCGACTGGCTCGACGCCGAGGCGTTCGCCGACCTGGAGCGTCTGCGCTCGGCGCTGCCCGGTGTCGACCTGCGCTTCGACCCCACGCTCGTGCGCGGCATGGGCTACTACACGGGGACGATCTTCGAGGTCGCGCACCCCGACTTCGGCTACAGCCTGGGCGGCGGCGGACGCTACGACGGCATGATCGGGCGGTTCCTCGGCCAGGACGTCCCGGCCGTCGGCTTCTCGCTCGGGTTCGAGCGGCTCGTCGACCTCGTGACGCTGCCCGAGTCGGCCGAGTCCGACGCCGTCGTGCTCGTGTACGACAAGGACGTCGACCCGGTCCGGCTCGCGGCGCTGAAGTCCGAGGCGCTCGCGACACACCGACGCGTCCGACTCGAGCGACGGACGAAGAACACGAAGAACCTGCTCGCGGGACTGGCCGAGCAGGGGTTCGACGCCTTCGCGAGCGTGCGCGCCGACACGGAGACGCTCGAGGGCGTGGAGTTCCGACCGCTCGCCTGA
- the eno gene encoding phosphopyruvate hydratase yields the protein MAVIDAVGAREVLDSRGNPTVEVEVLLDDGVVSRALVPSGASTGAFEAYELRDGDANRYGGKGVLKAVDAVLDEIGPALEGFDATDQRLVDAALIELDGTENKSRLGANAILGASLAVARAAADSADLPLFRYLGGPNAHTLPVPLMNVVNGGAHADTNVDIQEFFLVPYGAESFSEALRWGVETYHALKGELKKQGLATGLGDEGGFAPELASNRAALDFLLAAIEKAGFTPGKDIALGLDVAATEFFHDGKYTFEGKQLSSEEFTGYFSDLVANYPLVTIEDALAEDDWEGWKHLTSELGSKLQLVGDDLYVTNPKRLQRGIDEQAGNSILVKVNQIGTLTETLDAVSLAQRHGMTAILSHRSGETEDTTIADIAVAVDGGQIKTGAPARSDRVAKYNQLLRIEEELGDAAVYAGRTAFPRAAAL from the coding sequence GTGGCCGTGATCGATGCCGTAGGAGCACGCGAAGTCCTCGATTCCCGAGGCAACCCGACGGTCGAGGTCGAGGTCCTCCTCGACGACGGCGTGGTCTCGCGCGCACTCGTGCCGTCCGGTGCATCCACCGGCGCCTTCGAGGCGTACGAGCTCCGCGACGGCGACGCGAACCGCTACGGCGGCAAGGGCGTCCTGAAGGCCGTCGACGCCGTCCTCGACGAGATCGGCCCGGCGCTCGAGGGCTTCGATGCCACCGACCAGCGCCTCGTCGACGCCGCGCTCATCGAGCTCGACGGCACCGAGAACAAGTCGCGCCTCGGTGCGAACGCGATCCTCGGCGCCTCGCTCGCCGTGGCCCGCGCCGCCGCCGACTCGGCCGACCTGCCGCTGTTCCGCTACCTCGGTGGCCCGAACGCGCACACGCTGCCCGTCCCGCTGATGAACGTCGTCAACGGTGGCGCGCACGCCGACACCAACGTCGACATCCAGGAGTTCTTCCTCGTGCCCTACGGCGCCGAGAGCTTCTCCGAGGCGCTCCGCTGGGGTGTCGAGACGTACCACGCCCTCAAGGGCGAGCTGAAGAAGCAGGGCCTGGCGACCGGCCTCGGCGACGAGGGCGGCTTCGCGCCGGAGCTCGCGTCGAACCGCGCCGCGCTCGACTTCCTGCTCGCCGCGATCGAGAAGGCCGGCTTCACGCCCGGCAAGGACATCGCGCTCGGCCTCGACGTCGCCGCCACCGAGTTCTTCCACGACGGCAAGTACACGTTCGAGGGCAAGCAGCTCTCGAGCGAGGAGTTCACCGGGTACTTCTCGGACCTCGTCGCGAACTATCCGCTCGTCACCATCGAGGACGCCCTCGCCGAGGACGACTGGGAGGGCTGGAAGCACCTCACCTCCGAGCTCGGCTCGAAGCTCCAGCTCGTCGGCGACGACCTGTACGTCACGAACCCGAAGCGTCTGCAGCGGGGCATCGACGAGCAGGCCGGCAACTCGATCCTCGTCAAGGTGAACCAGATCGGCACCCTGACCGAGACCCTCGACGCCGTCTCCCTCGCGCAGCGCCACGGCATGACCGCGATCCTGTCGCACCGCTCCGGTGAGACCGAGGACACCACCATCGCCGACATCGCGGTGGCGGTCGACGGCGGCCAGATCAAGACCGGTGCCCCGGCCCGCTCGGACCGCGTCGCGAAGTACAACCAGCTGCTCCGCATCGAGGAGGAGCTCGGCGACGCCGCGGTCTACGCCGGCCGCACCGCGTTCCCGCGCGCCGCTGCCCTGTAG